GACGATCGCGACCGCTGCCCTCGCCGCCCGTGCCGCGGCGGCCGGCGAGCGGGTGCTCGTCGTGAAGCCGGTGCAGACCGGGATCGGCGGCGACGACCCGGACGTCCCCGACGTCGACACCGTGCGGTCGCTCGCCGGCGTGGACGCCGTGCAGCTCGTCGCGCTGGACGAGCCGCTGGCCCCCGACACCGCCGCCCGCCGCCAGGGCGTGGCGATCCCCTCCGTGCGCCAGCACGTGGCGCGGATCCGCGAGCTGCTGCCGTCGTACGACCTGGTCCTGGTCGAAGGAGCCGGCGGCCTCCTCGTGCGCCTCGACGCCGAGGGCGGCACCCTCCTCGACATCGCCCGCGACCTGACCTTCGCCCTGCGCCGCCGGGGACCCGACGGCGTCGTCTCCTCACCCGTCGAGGTCGTCGTCGTCACCCGCGCGGGCCTCGGCACCCTCAACCACACCGAGCTCACCGTCACCGCCCTCCGCGCGGTCCAGGTCGAGCCCGCCGGGCTGGTCATCGGCTCCTGGCCCTCCACCCCCGGTCTGGCGGAGACCTGCAACCGCGCCGACCTCACCCGCATCACCGGCGTCCCCGTGCTCGCCGTGGTCCCCGAGGGGGCGGGCTCCCTCCCCGGCGACGACTTCCGAGCCGCCGCACCCACCTGGTTCGCCTGATCGCTCGCGGCTACCAGAGCGGCGGGCGGCGGTCCTGCCAGGGCAGCGCGGCCTCGAGCTGGGCGGCCAGTGAGAGCAGCAGCTCCTCCTCGGCGGGGCGGGCGGCGAGCATCATGCCGATGGGCAGGCCGGCGGCGGACTGGTGCAGCGGCAGCGAGATCGCCGGCATGCCGGTGACATTCCAGGCCGAGGTCCACGGGGTGAAGCGCTTCTGCGCCTCGAAGTCGGCGGCCGGGTCGGCGTCGTCGCGGATCGCCCCGACGGGCAGCGGCACGGTCGCGAGGGTCGGCGTCAGCACGATGTCGTACGGCGCCAGGGCGACCAGCGCCTCGCCGGCGAAGCGCCGCAGCTGACCGATGGCGAGCCCGAACTCCGGGCCGGAGACCGCCGTGCCGCGCTCCCCCAGCCACCGGGTGAGCGGGCGGACCAGCTCCGCCTGCGCCGCCGACAGCGGCACCGTCGACATGGCGGTCAGCACCGCCCAGCAGGTCTCGAACACCGGCACCGCCTCGGGTGGGATCGGCACGGGCACGTCCTCGACCACGTGGCCGAGCGACGACAGCAGCCGCGTCGTGGCGTCGTAGGCGGCGAGCACCTCGGGGTCGACCTCGACGTCCGCGATCACCGGGGTGTCGAAGCAGGCGATGCGGAGCCGGCCGGGGTCGCGGCCGGCGGCCGCGAGGAAGGTGCCGGACGGCTC
Above is a genomic segment from Nocardioides aromaticivorans containing:
- the bioD gene encoding dethiobiotin synthase; amino-acid sequence: MTRVVVVTGTDTGVGKTIATAALAARAAAAGERVLVVKPVQTGIGGDDPDVPDVDTVRSLAGVDAVQLVALDEPLAPDTAARRQGVAIPSVRQHVARIRELLPSYDLVLVEGAGGLLVRLDAEGGTLLDIARDLTFALRRRGPDGVVSSPVEVVVVTRAGLGTLNHTELTVTALRAVQVEPAGLVIGSWPSTPGLAETCNRADLTRITGVPVLAVVPEGAGSLPGDDFRAAAPTWFA